The genomic interval GCTGGCGCTGATCCAGCGTTCGTTCTACGAGCAGGGCGTGGACGTGACCACTGCGCCACAGCTGGTCGAGCTGGCCTCGCAGTGCGGCTTCGACCGCGCCGTGTTTGCCGACACCTTCGCCCGCGCCGATACCCGAGCCGCCACCGCAGCCGATTTCAGCTGGGCCCAGGACCTGGGTATCGCCGGCTTCCCGACCCTGCTGGCCGAACGCAATGGCCAGCTGGCGCTGCTGACCAACGGCTACCAGCCGCTGGAGCGCCTGCAACCCTTGCTCGGCCGCTGGCTGCAGCAGGCCGCCTGTGCTTGATGTGCCGGGGTCACCCGACCCGGTGCCGGGCAAGCCTCATGCTGCGGGCGATCGACTGAGCTGGGCGGAAATCCGCCGCCTGGCCCTGCATCACAAGAAAAACCTCTGGTCTGCCAACCTCATCGCCGTGCTGGCGGCTTGCTGCAGTGTGCCCATCCCGTTGCTGTTGCCCCTGCTGGTGGACGAAGTGCTGCTGGGCCATGGCGATGCCGCCCTGAAGTGGATGAACCACCTGCTGCCATCCAGCTGGCAGGTGGCAGCCGGTTATATCGGGCTGATGCTGGCGCTCACCTTGTGCCTGCGCCTGGCTGCCCTGGCATTCAACGTGCTCCAGGCCAAGTTGTTTGCCGGTTTGGCCAAGGATATCGTCTACCGCCTGCGCATCCGCCTGATCGAGCGCCTCAAGCGCATTTCGCTGAAGGAATACGAAAGCCTGGGCAGTGGCACGGTCACTACCCATCTGGTCACCGACCTGGACACCCTCGACAAGTTCGTTGGCGAAACACTCAGCCGTTTCCTGGTGGCCATGCTGACCTTGACCGGCACAGCGGCGATCCTGATCTGGATGCACTGGCAGCTGGCCTTGCTGATCTTGCTGTTCAACCCGCTGGTGATCTACTTCACCGTGCAGTTGGGCAAGCGCGTCAAACACCTTAAAAAGCTTGAGAACGACAGCACCGCGCGTTTTACCCAGGCGCTGACGGAAACCCTTGATGCCATCCAGGAAATCCGTGCAAGCAACCGCCAGGGCTACTTCCTTGGTCGCTTGGGCCTGCGCGCCCGCGAGGTGCGTGATTACGCCGTAGATTCCCAGTGGAAGAGCGATGCCAGTGGCCGAGCCAGTGGCTTGTTGTTCCAGTTCGGCATCGACATCTTCCGCGCCGCGGCCATGCTGACCGTACTGTTCTCCGACCTTTCCATCGGCCAGATGCTGGCGGTGTTCAGCTACTTGTGGTTCATGATCGGGCCGGTGGAGCAATTGCTCAACCTGCAATATGCCTACTACGCCGCGGGAGGTGCGCTGAGCCGCCTCAACGAGCTGCTGGCACGCGATGACGAGCCGCAGTACCCGGCCGCCAGCGACCCGTTCGCCGGCCGCGAGACGGTGGGCATCGAAGTGCGCGACTTGCGCTTTGCCTATGCTGACGAGCCGGTGCTGGAAAACCTCGACCTGTCCATCGCCCCGGGGGAAAAGGTGGCGATTGTCGGCGCCAGTGGTGGCGGCAAGAGCACCCTGGTGCAACTGCTGCTTGGCCTTTACAGCGCCCAGGCCGGGACCATCCGCTTTGGCGGTGCCAGCCTGCAGGAAATCGGCCTGGAAACCCTGCGCGAAAACGTCGCGGTGGTGTTGCAGCACCCGTCGCTGTTCAACGACAC from Pseudomonas fortuita carries:
- a CDS encoding ABC transporter ATP-binding protein, whose product is MLDVPGSPDPVPGKPHAAGDRLSWAEIRRLALHHKKNLWSANLIAVLAACCSVPIPLLLPLLVDEVLLGHGDAALKWMNHLLPSSWQVAAGYIGLMLALTLCLRLAALAFNVLQAKLFAGLAKDIVYRLRIRLIERLKRISLKEYESLGSGTVTTHLVTDLDTLDKFVGETLSRFLVAMLTLTGTAAILIWMHWQLALLILLFNPLVIYFTVQLGKRVKHLKKLENDSTARFTQALTETLDAIQEIRASNRQGYFLGRLGLRAREVRDYAVDSQWKSDASGRASGLLFQFGIDIFRAAAMLTVLFSDLSIGQMLAVFSYLWFMIGPVEQLLNLQYAYYAAGGALSRLNELLARDDEPQYPAASDPFAGRETVGIEVRDLRFAYADEPVLENLDLSIAPGEKVAIVGASGGGKSTLVQLLLGLYSAQAGTIRFGGASLQEIGLETLRENVAVVLQHPSLFNDTVRANLAMGRDCSDEACWQALRIAQLDATIAALPQGLDSVVGRSGVRLSGGQRQRLAIARMVLAEPKVVILDEATSALDAATEYNLHQALARFLSGRTTLIIAHRLSAVKQADRVLVFDGGHVAEDGDHQQLIAEGGLYAKLYGHLQQS